In Acidobacteriota bacterium, one genomic interval encodes:
- a CDS encoding HD domain-containing protein — translation MDEVRKEITERDVILISAFLHDIGKFYQRSLERGENHEKLGAECFDEYFREPLKQVGFNDEQLEEIRKNINNHHTSPR, via the coding sequence ATGGATGAAGTTAGGAAGGAAATAACCGAGCGAGATGTAATTTTGATCTCCGCCTTTCTTCATGATATCGGTAAGTTTTATCAACGGTCTTTAGAGAGAGGAGAGAACCACGAAAAATTAGGAGCGGAGTGTTTCGATGAGTATTTTAGAGAACCACTGAAACAGGTTGGTTTTAACGATGAACAGCTTGAGGAGATACGGAAAAATATCAATAATCACCATACAAGCCCCCGAGA
- the cas6 gene encoding CRISPR system precrRNA processing endoribonuclease RAMP protein Cas6, with product MEKFPHLFRSVLHLAEAGICERKGRFEILEVISLKGGEILYEREADTLSTDFSIFSLKDFRELPNNKIEGVVLSFLSPLLLRYQGRRARELTLRQMVRELLYRIKQLMDFYCGGGEIKEAKELLTLTEDIITEGDLLVFQELPPRYPNSTPFKGLKGKIRFRGDISPFLPFLRIGEFINLGEGASLGFGNYRLQIEGEE from the coding sequence ATGGAGAAATTTCCTCACCTTTTTCGTAGCGTTCTTCATCTCGCAGAAGCAGGGATTTGCGAACGAAAGGGTAGGTTCGAGATCTTAGAGGTTATTTCACTTAAAGGGGGGGAAATCCTTTATGAGAGGGAAGCCGATACCCTCTCCACCGATTTTTCCATTTTTTCCCTAAAAGATTTTCGCGAATTGCCGAACAATAAAATAGAGGGGGTGGTCCTCTCGTTTCTCTCCCCACTTTTGTTACGCTACCAGGGAAGGCGAGCGCGGGAATTGACTCTTCGTCAAATGGTGCGGGAGCTTTTATATCGTATTAAACAGCTTATGGACTTCTATTGTGGCGGAGGAGAAATTAAAGAAGCGAAAGAACTCCTTACTTTAACTGAAGATATAATTACGGAGGGAGATCTTCTTGTTTTTCAAGAACTTCCTCCGAGATATCCTAACTCTACCCCATTTAAAGGGCTTAAGGGGAAAATCCGGTTTCGAGGAGATATTTCTCCATTTCTCCCCTTTCTTAGGATAGGGGAGTTTATTAACCTCGGAGAAGGGGCAAGCCTCGGATTTGGCAATTATCGCTTACAAATTGAGGGAGAGGAATAA